From Halobacillus sp. Marseille-Q1614, the proteins below share one genomic window:
- a CDS encoding multi antimicrobial extrusion protein MatE, whose translation MKDSKLSYKQLNAFFIPLGFSASLTAITHVIINGTLSRGDNAAFIIACYAVAFAIFGIIERPVIVFRQTCSALVKDIRSFKTLSKFMIWPMAFIMGICLLMIYSPFGDWVYVHLFNASENMVHTISETFKVILFVIIFSGIRGLYQGVIINQLETKWLTIMVIIRLAAMFIAAYLFVVFDYVTSATGAILFLTGMLIECLISIWKGQKILNTSYQQQKTTNLRKKEISKFYFPLVFYFVIQTILVPVIYVFLAQASDIEMGIASFALAFSITQMLLSFFMYTHQLVLQLYEVSKQKVLRYVIFISLIPTLFLALLCYSPLGLWFMNSIMGAEEELALATLGVLKFFIIKTLVFPWVDFLNGYLMLNRETHRMIAAQIVNLATVVVTLFLLVRFFPSWNGVSGSIAASLGELACLILVLSIVYRMGEREKREAQSA comes from the coding sequence GTGAAGGATTCCAAATTGTCATACAAGCAGCTTAATGCTTTTTTTATTCCTCTTGGTTTTTCAGCGAGTTTAACAGCTATAACTCACGTTATTATTAATGGCACTTTAAGCAGGGGAGACAATGCCGCGTTTATTATTGCCTGCTATGCTGTAGCGTTTGCGATCTTTGGAATTATTGAAAGACCGGTGATCGTATTTAGGCAGACTTGCTCAGCCCTGGTGAAAGACATTCGTTCCTTTAAAACGCTGTCTAAGTTTATGATTTGGCCGATGGCTTTTATTATGGGTATTTGTCTCTTGATGATTTACAGTCCATTTGGAGATTGGGTTTATGTCCATTTGTTTAATGCCAGTGAGAATATGGTGCATACTATCTCTGAAACATTTAAAGTCATTCTCTTCGTTATTATTTTCTCGGGAATCCGCGGTCTATATCAGGGAGTGATCATTAACCAACTGGAAACTAAATGGCTTACGATTATGGTAATTATACGGTTAGCGGCTATGTTCATAGCTGCCTATTTATTTGTAGTATTTGATTATGTGACAAGTGCTACGGGGGCGATTTTATTTCTAACGGGTATGCTGATTGAATGCCTGATCAGCATTTGGAAAGGGCAGAAAATATTAAATACAAGCTATCAACAACAGAAGACTACAAATTTAAGGAAAAAAGAAATATCTAAATTTTACTTTCCGCTTGTTTTTTACTTTGTCATTCAGACGATTCTTGTGCCGGTTATTTATGTTTTTTTAGCACAAGCCAGCGATATAGAAATGGGAATTGCCTCCTTCGCTCTTGCTTTTAGTATTACACAAATGCTGCTTAGCTTTTTTATGTACACTCATCAGCTCGTGCTACAGCTTTATGAGGTAAGTAAACAGAAGGTTCTACGTTATGTCATTTTTATTAGTCTGATTCCCACTTTGTTTCTTGCGTTATTATGCTACTCCCCGCTTGGACTCTGGTTTATGAACTCCATTATGGGAGCAGAAGAAGAACTGGCACTTGCTACGTTAGGGGTGCTTAAGTTTTTTATAATAAAAACGCTCGTCTTTCCATGGGTTGATTTTCTAAATGGTTATTTAATGCTCAACAGGGAGACCCATCGAATGATTGCAGCTCAAATTGTAAATCTGGCCACAGTGGTCGTCACGCTTTTTCTTCTCGTTCGTTTCTTTCCGTCGTGGAACGGGGTTAGCGGATCGATTGCTGCGTCTTTAGGAGAGCTTGCGTGCTTAATTCTCGTTTTATCGATTGTTTATCGTATGGGTGAAAGAGAAAAAAGAGAAGCACAATCTGCATAA
- a CDS encoding bacterial Ig-like domain-containing protein: MRKRWERSWAILLIVVMAFSTVYTPLGAKTVKAQEGWEFAAFGSNTGEEKNPPPEISEDGSVTIEAAGGKIASSEVGLSYYYLPLDSETNFEITTEAYVDSYSPDSQRAFGLMVSDGVGENGDSSKADANYAAVGALDDAVRGFYSQGGLDKLDVFSDSGLPTTGETYELSIKKSGDTFVLTSNGQSETVTLEDAFTDDLYVGLFVARDGKVTFKNTEVEQLEDNVEELVVDTDNMKTEYLIDEALDLEGLEVTAVLNDGSEHTLTADDYFVTGFDSSEAGTNSITVHYNGAAAGIDLTIRELQLTDMTIKYYPAKTDYYLLDTFDPEGLVVIGEYENGYQEEELTEEQYQLLLDGEELGEEPLDQAGTQTVTVQSTQSDVSTSFDIDVKDESVTKLEVTQLPQKTQYFIGDELSLDGLSVTATYSDGETERLTKGQLEVYGFDSSTEGDQEVSLSFKGETTSFTVNVKEKEVEGIQVTNYPQTTYQVGDELDLSQMEVSTVYDNGEKDLLSEDQYTIDDSAFDASQPGVYPLTISPVDDFLEAIELEVTVREAYEPEWKTIQFGQSTGDDTNYIEENDGTIRIVAEPGAGKITGDHDGITYYYTEINAEQDNFKLSADIKVNEYAKSPNHDGQESFGIMARDVIGENDNSSVFASNIAAIGGYSGGTQEQNGTQLFIRTGVESPDGAGSQGVQKIMLQDEKPGPDNTYPEQDYRLTLSKTNSGYTGQLNDGSEEIFFEPDILNVQDSKIYVGFYTARLADIEVSNIDFNISDQATDAPKVDPPQEPVSPEFSVESRSQTSEADYDLLIKSNVDGMAAVKQGSEIIADDLSVKKGELTSLETQLESGANNFSLTFYPDDTQYLTSYDKQVKNFTVNLKAYAEGGNIHVSPSGTSDGDGTKDQPLDLDTAIEYVLPGQKIVLAEGDYVRSSSLAIDKYNDGYEDQYKYLVAEDGSRPVIDFDKKSEGVVLSGDYWHIKGIDFARSAGNTKGFTIGGDHNIVELSRFYENGDTGLQISRTDAEEPKEDWPSHNLILNSESFDNRDPSDNNADGFAAKLTSGEGNIFRGCIAHHNIDDGWDLYTKAGTGAIGPVLIEDSIAYENGSLTDGTVGDGDKNGFKLGGEGIHVPHVLKNSLAFYNGADGITSNSNPGVIAENNTAYNNEGRNVSLTTYSNIEEDFTVDGLISYQTAADSPDQYPEENESEDNFFFNGTDSVNKSGTKLTEENFVSLDPDLPFERDEEGNIITGDFLQLQVTADVEVTPETLKKKNYKKNGPKVKAYVTLQDGYSVEDIDGDTIRLNHSVEALSSAVDDYDEDGELEYLVEFSRHEVVEQLEKGEQQVSLSGQLKSGFPFKATTTVQVK, encoded by the coding sequence ATGAGGAAACGCTGGGAGAGAAGCTGGGCCATTTTATTAATAGTTGTGATGGCGTTCTCAACGGTTTATACACCTTTAGGAGCGAAAACCGTAAAAGCACAGGAAGGCTGGGAATTTGCTGCTTTTGGTTCAAATACGGGTGAAGAGAAGAATCCCCCTCCGGAAATTTCAGAGGATGGATCAGTAACGATCGAAGCGGCGGGAGGGAAAATTGCCAGCAGCGAAGTAGGTCTGTCTTATTATTACCTGCCGCTTGACAGCGAGACTAATTTTGAAATTACGACAGAAGCTTATGTTGACAGCTATAGCCCGGACAGCCAGAGGGCTTTTGGTTTGATGGTCAGCGATGGAGTGGGGGAGAATGGTGACAGTTCGAAAGCTGACGCAAACTATGCCGCTGTAGGTGCGCTTGATGATGCAGTACGCGGTTTTTACAGCCAAGGCGGGCTTGATAAATTAGACGTATTCTCTGACAGCGGCTTGCCGACAACTGGTGAAACGTATGAGCTAAGTATCAAGAAATCCGGTGATACCTTTGTCTTAACGTCAAACGGGCAAAGTGAAACGGTAACATTGGAAGACGCTTTTACCGATGATCTTTACGTTGGTTTATTTGTAGCTAGAGACGGTAAAGTTACTTTTAAAAATACCGAAGTCGAGCAGCTTGAGGATAATGTAGAAGAACTTGTGGTCGACACGGATAATATGAAGACTGAATATCTAATCGATGAGGCTCTTGATCTTGAAGGTCTTGAAGTAACAGCTGTTTTAAACGATGGAAGTGAACATACGTTAACAGCTGACGATTATTTCGTCACAGGGTTTGATAGTTCAGAAGCAGGGACCAACAGTATAACCGTCCATTATAATGGAGCTGCTGCAGGTATAGATTTAACCATCAGGGAGCTGCAGCTGACCGATATGACGATTAAATATTACCCGGCTAAAACCGACTATTATCTTCTCGATACATTTGATCCAGAAGGGCTTGTAGTTATCGGGGAATATGAAAATGGTTACCAGGAAGAGGAGTTAACCGAAGAACAGTATCAGCTGCTGTTAGATGGAGAAGAGTTAGGAGAAGAGCCGCTTGACCAGGCGGGTACCCAAACCGTAACCGTCCAATCGACACAGTCTGATGTAAGTACGTCCTTTGATATCGATGTAAAAGATGAATCCGTAACTAAGCTTGAAGTCACTCAGCTTCCGCAAAAAACACAGTATTTCATTGGTGATGAGCTGTCGCTTGATGGTCTTTCCGTTACAGCTACATATAGTGATGGAGAAACCGAAAGATTGACGAAGGGTCAGCTTGAAGTATATGGATTCGACTCCAGCACAGAGGGAGACCAGGAAGTCAGCCTTTCCTTTAAAGGGGAAACGACTTCTTTTACAGTCAATGTGAAAGAAAAAGAAGTGGAAGGAATCCAAGTCACCAATTATCCGCAGACAACCTATCAAGTTGGAGATGAGCTTGATCTTTCCCAGATGGAAGTATCTACGGTTTATGATAATGGGGAAAAAGATCTGCTAAGTGAAGATCAATATACGATTGATGATTCGGCATTTGATGCCAGTCAGCCAGGCGTTTATCCTCTTACGATCTCCCCTGTTGATGATTTTCTTGAAGCGATTGAGCTAGAAGTAACCGTAAGAGAAGCTTATGAGCCTGAATGGAAAACCATTCAATTTGGCCAATCGACTGGTGATGACACAAACTATATTGAAGAAAATGATGGAACGATTCGAATTGTAGCTGAGCCGGGTGCCGGAAAAATTACAGGCGACCACGACGGCATTACGTATTACTACACAGAAATTAACGCTGAACAGGACAACTTTAAATTATCTGCTGACATTAAAGTCAATGAATATGCGAAAAGTCCCAACCACGATGGTCAGGAGTCATTTGGTATTATGGCACGCGACGTAATTGGTGAAAATGATAATTCCAGCGTATTTGCTTCAAATATCGCTGCCATTGGAGGCTACAGCGGCGGAACCCAGGAACAGAACGGTACGCAGCTGTTCATCCGTACAGGAGTGGAATCTCCAGATGGTGCCGGAAGTCAAGGGGTTCAGAAAATCATGCTTCAAGACGAGAAGCCTGGCCCTGACAACACTTATCCGGAACAAGACTATCGCCTAACGCTCTCGAAAACGAACAGTGGATACACTGGACAACTAAATGATGGGTCTGAGGAAATATTCTTTGAGCCAGATATTTTAAATGTCCAGGATTCTAAGATTTATGTTGGTTTTTACACAGCACGCTTAGCAGACATTGAAGTGAGTAACATAGACTTTAATATCTCTGATCAGGCAACCGACGCTCCTAAAGTAGATCCGCCGCAGGAACCGGTGAGCCCAGAGTTTTCCGTAGAATCCCGCAGCCAGACATCTGAAGCGGATTATGATTTGCTGATCAAATCAAATGTTGATGGTATGGCAGCGGTTAAGCAGGGAAGTGAAATAATTGCAGATGATCTATCTGTGAAAAAAGGTGAATTAACTTCCCTTGAAACACAGCTGGAAAGCGGCGCAAATAACTTCAGTTTAACCTTCTATCCAGATGATACTCAGTACTTAACCTCTTATGATAAGCAGGTTAAAAACTTTACTGTAAACTTAAAAGCTTATGCAGAAGGCGGAAATATCCATGTATCACCTTCTGGAACGAGTGATGGTGATGGAACGAAAGATCAGCCGCTTGATTTAGATACGGCGATTGAGTACGTCCTTCCGGGACAAAAAATTGTGCTGGCTGAAGGCGATTATGTACGCAGTTCCAGTCTAGCCATAGACAAATATAACGATGGTTATGAAGATCAATACAAGTATTTAGTAGCCGAAGACGGATCGCGTCCAGTCATTGATTTTGATAAAAAGTCTGAAGGAGTCGTGCTCAGCGGAGATTACTGGCACATTAAAGGAATCGATTTTGCACGCTCAGCTGGAAATACAAAAGGCTTTACGATTGGCGGAGACCATAACATTGTAGAGTTGAGCCGTTTCTATGAAAATGGTGACACAGGCCTGCAGATCAGCCGGACTGATGCTGAGGAACCAAAAGAGGATTGGCCGTCGCATAACCTGATCTTAAACAGTGAGTCTTTCGATAACCGCGATCCATCCGATAACAACGCGGACGGATTTGCTGCTAAACTGACGTCAGGAGAAGGAAATATCTTCCGCGGCTGTATCGCTCACCATAATATTGATGACGGCTGGGACCTATATACGAAAGCGGGGACTGGTGCCATTGGACCTGTCCTGATTGAAGATAGCATCGCTTATGAAAATGGAAGTTTAACAGATGGAACAGTTGGTGATGGAGATAAGAATGGATTTAAGCTTGGAGGAGAAGGCATTCATGTCCCTCACGTGCTGAAAAACAGTCTTGCTTTTTATAACGGGGCTGATGGAATTACAAGCAACAGTAATCCTGGCGTTATAGCAGAGAACAACACCGCTTATAATAATGAGGGAAGAAACGTGTCTTTAACCACTTACTCCAACATAGAAGAAGACTTTACAGTTGATGGTTTAATCTCTTATCAAACGGCCGCCGATTCACCAGATCAGTATCCAGAAGAAAATGAGTCAGAAGACAACTTTTTCTTTAATGGTACAGATAGTGTGAATAAGTCAGGAACGAAGCTTACGGAAGAAAACTTTGTAAGTCTAGACCCGGACTTGCCTTTTGAAAGAGATGAGGAAGGCAATATTATCACAGGAGATTTCCTTCAATTACAAGTAACGGCAGATGTTGAAGTAACTCCTGAGACCCTTAAGAAAAAGAATTATAAAAAGAATGGCCCTAAAGTAAAAGCATATGTAACTCTTCAGGATGGATACTCTGTTGAAGATATTGATGGAGACACCATTCGTCTAAATCATTCAGTTGAGGCGCTTTCTTCAGCAGTCGACGACTACGATGAGGATGGGGAGCTAGAATATCTTGTAGAATTTTCTCGTCATGAGGTAGTCGAGCAGCTGGAAAAAGGAGAACAGCAAGTAAGCTTAAGCGGTCAACTAAAATCAGGATTTCCATTTAAAGCAACAACAACAGTACAGGTGAAGTAA
- a CDS encoding sugar phosphate isomerase/epimerase produces MTVGVLAHLFGKMSYKEIAYKTGAKNFKHVQLALWKAFNDYDFTKPGVLSPGLALDIAEEFDKHKVSISVLACYLHFFHEDEAVRRENLERFKELIRHARFFGAPMVACEVGKVTNKATGEEWSILREGLEELVEEAEKWGVYIGIEPANEHLIGTAESLSQMLEEVPSPNIGVVLDPGNLVHTNNFSQQDEVIRQAFDLLGERIIACHAKDRIIREDGEIQTVVPGKGDINYELYMELLEQYKPQVQIIMEAAKEHQMLEARSYIEGIREKARWKTSVSDNILK; encoded by the coding sequence ATGACAGTTGGAGTTCTCGCACATTTATTTGGAAAAATGTCTTATAAAGAGATTGCTTATAAAACAGGGGCAAAAAATTTCAAGCATGTTCAGCTCGCTTTATGGAAGGCATTTAATGATTATGATTTTACGAAGCCTGGGGTGCTGAGCCCTGGCTTAGCTTTAGATATTGCTGAAGAGTTTGATAAGCATAAGGTTTCGATTTCGGTATTAGCTTGTTATTTGCACTTTTTTCACGAGGATGAAGCTGTAAGGCGTGAGAATCTGGAAAGGTTTAAGGAATTAATCCGCCATGCCAGGTTCTTTGGAGCGCCTATGGTAGCGTGCGAAGTGGGAAAAGTTACAAATAAAGCAACAGGAGAGGAGTGGAGCATTCTTCGAGAGGGGTTAGAGGAGCTTGTGGAAGAAGCAGAAAAGTGGGGGGTGTATATCGGAATAGAACCAGCGAATGAGCACTTGATCGGCACGGCGGAATCATTGAGCCAAATGCTTGAAGAAGTCCCATCTCCAAACATTGGAGTGGTCTTAGACCCGGGTAACTTAGTCCATACGAACAACTTCTCACAGCAGGATGAAGTGATCAGGCAAGCTTTTGACCTATTAGGCGAGCGTATTATTGCCTGCCATGCCAAGGATCGAATCATTAGAGAAGACGGGGAGATTCAAACCGTCGTTCCCGGAAAAGGTGACATAAACTACGAGCTGTACATGGAGCTTCTGGAGCAATATAAACCGCAGGTGCAAATCATTATGGAGGCCGCTAAGGAACATCAAATGCTTGAAGCGAGAAGCTATATCGAAGGAATTCGTGAAAAGGCACGCTGGAAGACTTCTGTATCAGACAACATACTTAAATGA
- a CDS encoding sensor histidine kinase gives MKYKPFYSNFSIRNKIFSMSLLLLMIFGAMGLVTYHYFTNLYEKRIYEESADMLQLSSSVLDKELNIVENLSFQVSTDFVIQNYLNIINEQSLNIETYQTRTRLLERLLAYASTRKYISSMQIIDRNGEKYTTGYNTEIESNYGKIKRLLDDAQGANIWTTIEGRNGISSARLIRKTQNLSLQEMGSLIISIDMDAFIKETLNFSPNNDFVITSNNEIFYQSNQENRWQIEDFSSEGNGNGYNVAEIDGNEYLLSYSHSDFSQLTYHHLLPYDNITSQTRTIKNIMILCFLLMLSLSIILSRRAAHNISKPLEDLSVRMKKVQSGDFEEPLPTKYYNDEVGDLHDNFRLMINRINELIKENYTKQLMIKETEYKALQAQINPHFLYNTLDSINWMAKVNKQEKISVMAAALGNMMRNIISKKAPMITIREELEIVRNYITIQKYRYDQRLDFTLDVSPELEESLIPKLSIQPIVENAIQHGLEEMVSSCRIIVTISEAEDNLEIIVSDNGPGIEEDKLESIYRGLIKSKSSGIGINNINERIKMMYGEDYGITIKSEAGKGTEVVIKVPFTNEMG, from the coding sequence ATGAAATACAAGCCATTTTACAGCAATTTTTCGATTAGAAATAAGATTTTTTCTATGTCCCTCTTACTATTGATGATATTTGGAGCAATGGGGTTAGTTACTTATCATTACTTCACTAACCTTTACGAAAAAAGGATCTATGAAGAGTCAGCCGATATGCTTCAGCTATCTTCCTCTGTACTGGATAAAGAGCTTAATATTGTAGAAAATTTATCGTTTCAGGTAAGTACCGATTTTGTGATTCAAAACTATTTAAACATTATAAATGAGCAAAGCCTCAATATTGAAACATATCAAACGAGAACAAGACTGCTAGAGAGGCTGCTGGCTTATGCTTCGACAAGAAAGTATATCTCTTCTATGCAGATTATTGATCGAAATGGAGAGAAGTATACTACAGGCTATAATACCGAAATTGAAAGCAATTATGGAAAGATTAAAAGACTCTTAGATGATGCTCAAGGTGCGAATATATGGACAACAATTGAGGGGCGTAATGGAATTTCCTCGGCAAGACTTATTCGGAAAACCCAGAATCTCAGTCTTCAGGAAATGGGTTCTTTAATTATCTCCATTGATATGGATGCATTTATTAAAGAAACATTGAACTTTTCTCCCAATAACGACTTTGTCATTACGAGCAATAATGAAATCTTTTATCAAAGTAATCAGGAAAATCGATGGCAAATTGAAGATTTTTCATCGGAAGGAAATGGAAACGGTTACAATGTTGCGGAGATAGACGGGAATGAATATCTGTTATCTTACTCTCACTCGGATTTCTCTCAGCTCACCTATCATCACTTATTGCCATATGACAATATAACATCGCAGACGCGAACGATTAAAAATATTATGATACTCTGCTTTTTGCTGATGCTCTCCTTATCGATCATTCTCAGCCGAAGGGCTGCTCATAATATTTCTAAACCTCTTGAGGACTTATCAGTGCGAATGAAGAAAGTGCAGAGTGGTGACTTCGAAGAACCGCTTCCAACAAAGTATTACAATGATGAAGTGGGAGATCTGCATGATAATTTCCGCTTAATGATTAACCGGATTAACGAGCTTATCAAAGAAAATTACACGAAGCAGCTGATGATTAAGGAAACAGAATATAAAGCTCTGCAGGCACAGATCAATCCGCACTTTTTATACAATACGTTAGATTCCATTAATTGGATGGCAAAAGTAAACAAGCAGGAGAAAATTTCTGTCATGGCGGCGGCCTTAGGAAATATGATGAGAAATATTATTAGTAAAAAAGCGCCGATGATTACGATTAGAGAAGAGCTTGAGATTGTCCGAAATTATATTACGATTCAAAAATACCGCTATGATCAACGACTTGACTTTACTCTCGACGTCTCCCCTGAATTGGAAGAGAGCCTAATTCCTAAGCTTTCCATTCAGCCGATCGTAGAGAATGCGATTCAGCATGGACTCGAGGAAATGGTATCGTCCTGTCGAATTATTGTAACTATCTCTGAAGCAGAAGATAACCTTGAAATTATAGTCTCTGATAATGGGCCAGGCATTGAAGAGGATAAGCTGGAATCCATCTACCGCGGCTTGATTAAGTCGAAAAGCTCAGGCATAGGGATAAACAATATCAACGAGCGGATTAAGATGATGTATGGGGAAGATTACGGCATAACGATTAAGAGTGAAGCAGGGAAAGGTACAGAAGTGGTTATAAAAGTCCCTTTCACAAATGAGATGGGGTGA